The Prunus persica cultivar Lovell chromosome G7, Prunus_persica_NCBIv2, whole genome shotgun sequence genome has a segment encoding these proteins:
- the LOC18769411 gene encoding carboxyl-terminal-processing peptidase 3, chloroplastic: MEPLCPNLDLKPTPFSPISPRFSKPNSLSVHSHRFSCSDRRVTKKWRVPIVPSWFKAASNVRADEAQVCGQELMRSVGKGLLALAAAAAANYSIFCDSPAMAESLTVAFPVSRTTEVNSVQRTLVETWGLIRETFVDPTFNHQDWDLKLQQTMVEMFPLRSADAAYMKISGMLSTLGDPFTRIISPKEYQSFRIGSNGNLQGVGLFISTEPRTGHLVVLSCVEGSPAARAGIHEGDELVEINGENLDGVDTEVAVQKLRGRVGTTVTVKVQSSNDLGSDSSIQEVKLPREYIKLSPISTATIPHRTPDGRLTKTGYVKLSAFSQTAAADMENAINEMKSQGVHSYILDLRNNPGGLVKAGLDVAQIWLDGDETLVNTIDREGNLLPINMVNGHAITHDPLVVLVNEGSASASEILAGALHDNRRATLVGHRTFGKGKIQSVTELHDGSALFVTVAKYLSPALHDIDQVGIAPDVQCTTEMLNSSKESTSKEKSSVSSLEADSCVLVAEHELDIQESKGTAS, encoded by the exons atggagCCTCTTTGCCCAAACTTGGATCTCAAGCCCACACCTTTCTCACCAATTTCACCAAGATtctcaaaacccaattctctgtCAGTGCATTCACATCGGTTTTCATGCTCGGATCGGCGTGTGACCAAGAAATGGAGGGTGCCAATTGTGCCCAGTTGGTTCAAGGCTGCTAGTAATGTAAGGGCTGATGAAGCTCAGGTTTGTGGTCAGGAGCTGATGAGGTCAGTTGGAAAAGGCTTGCTTGCATTGGCTGCTGCCGCTGCTGCAAATTATTCCATCTTTTGTGATTCTCCGGCTATGGCAGAGTCGCTTACTGTTGCTTTTCCGGTTTCACGCACCACTGAG GTGAATTCTGTTCAGAGAACTCTTGTGGAGACTTGGGGTTTGATTAGGGAAACTTTCGTAGACCCAACTTTTAATCATCAAG ATTGGGATCTTAAGTTGCAGCAAACAATGGTAGAAATGTTTCCCCTGAGGTCAGCTGATGCAGCATATATGAAAATCAGTGGAATGCTTTCTACTCTCGGTGATCCCTTCACACGGATTATCAGTCCCAAG GAATATCAAAGTTTTCGAATTGGAAGCAATGGAAATCTACAAGGGGTTGGCCTTTTCATAAGTACTGAACCAAGAACAGGCCATTTG GTGGTGTTGTCTTGTGTAGAGGGTAGCCCGGCTGCTCGTGCTGGTATACATGAAGGAGATGAGTTGGTTGAAATTAATG GAGAGAATCTTGATGGTGTTGACACTGAAGTAGCAGTTCAGAAACTTAGAGGTCGAGTTGGAACAACTGTTACAGTAAAAGTTCAGAGT AGCAATGATTTGGGAAGTGATTCTAGTATACAAGAG GTGAAACTACCTCGTGAGTACATTAAGCTTTCCCCAATTTCAACTGCTACCATCCCTCATAGAACTCCAGATGGACGTCTTACCAAAACGGGTTATGTGAAGCTGTCAGCCTTCTCTCAG ACAGCTGCAGCTGATATGGAAAATGCTATTAATGAAATGAAGAGTCAGGGTGTACACTCATACATACTGGATTTACGCAACAATCCG GGGGGACTGGTAAAAGCAGGACTTGATGTTGCCCAAATTTGGCTAGATGGGGATGAAACTCTAGTGAACACAATTGATCGGGAAGGGAATTTGCTGCCTATCAACATGGTCAATGGGCATGCTATAACACATGATCCACTTGTTGTGCTT GTTAATGAGGGCAGCGCAAGTGCAAGTGAGATATTGGCAGGGGCACTACATGACAATCGCCGAGCTACTCTTGTTGGGCACAGAACCTTTGGGAAAGGAAAAATTCAG AGTGTCACAGAGCTGCATGATGGATCAGCGTTATTTGTCACAGTGGCCAAGTATTTATCGCCGGCGCTTCACGACATAGACCAGGTTGGCATTGCTCCTGATGTGCAATGCACAACAGAAATGCTCAATTCTTCCAAGGAATCGACGTCGAAGGAGAAGAGCTCAGTCTCATCTTTAGAAGCAGATTCTTGTGTGTTGGTAGCTGAACATGAATTGGACATCCAGGAGTCCAAAGGCACTGCGTCTTGA